A window from Theobroma cacao cultivar B97-61/B2 chromosome 3, Criollo_cocoa_genome_V2, whole genome shotgun sequence encodes these proteins:
- the LOC18606267 gene encoding bifunctional adenosine 5'-phosphosulfate phosphorylase/adenylylsulfatase HINT4 isoform X2, producing MAGATSPSQPCIFCQIARGSTSTPLLHADDKVVAFQDIKPSAFRHYLVIPVEHIPTVRDLQRRNEDYALVSHMLNVGQTLLRRDAPQSNQYRFGFHQPPLNSVHHLHLHCLALPFIPRWKHVKYLSLGPLGGFIEAEKLLEKIKPLSPIPS from the exons atggcgGGAGCGACCTCACCTTCTCAACCATGCATCTTCTGTCAAATTGCTCGCGGTTCCACCTCCACTCCTCTCCTTCACGCT GATGACAAGGTCGTTGCATTTCAAGACATCAAACCTTCTGCTTTCAG gcATTACTTGGTGATTCCTGTGGAGCATATTCCCACTGTTAGAGATcttcaaagaagaaatgaagacTACGCTTTGG TAAGTCATATGCTAAATGTGGGGCAAACTTTGTTACGCAGAGATGcacctcaatcaaatcaataCAG ATTTGGTTTTCATCAGCCTCCATTGAACAGTGTTCACCATCTCCACCTCCACTGTTTGGCTCTTCCCTTCATACCTAG ATGGAAACatgtaaaatatttgtctTTGGGACCACTTGGTGGGTTTATTGAAGCCGAGAAGTTGTTGGAGAAGATAAAACCTCTCTCACCAATTCCTTCATAG
- the LOC18606267 gene encoding bifunctional adenosine 5'-phosphosulfate phosphorylase/adenylylsulfatase HINT4 isoform X1 → MAGATSPSQPCIFCQIARGSTSTPLLHADDKVVAFQDIKPSAFRHYLVIPVEHIPTVRDLQRRNEDYALVSHMLNVGQTLLRRDAPQSNQYRFGFHQPPLNSVHHLHLHCLALPFIPRSHCLRLMVNLCLVHKRCKVYGLRRFLSASEIRSRISVLVT, encoded by the exons atggcgGGAGCGACCTCACCTTCTCAACCATGCATCTTCTGTCAAATTGCTCGCGGTTCCACCTCCACTCCTCTCCTTCACGCT GATGACAAGGTCGTTGCATTTCAAGACATCAAACCTTCTGCTTTCAG gcATTACTTGGTGATTCCTGTGGAGCATATTCCCACTGTTAGAGATcttcaaagaagaaatgaagacTACGCTTTGG TAAGTCATATGCTAAATGTGGGGCAAACTTTGTTACGCAGAGATGcacctcaatcaaatcaataCAG ATTTGGTTTTCATCAGCCTCCATTGAACAGTGTTCACCATCTCCACCTCCACTGTTTGGCTCTTCCCTTCATACCTAG GTCACATTGTTTGAGACTAATGGTTAATTTGTGTCTGGTTCACAAGCGATGCAAAGTTTATGGGCTAAGAAGGTTCTTGTCAGCATCTGAGATTAGAAGTAGAATTTCAGTATTGGTGACATAG